From a region of the Corythoichthys intestinalis isolate RoL2023-P3 chromosome 7, ASM3026506v1, whole genome shotgun sequence genome:
- the LOC130918492 gene encoding oocyte zinc finger protein XlCOF22-like has translation MCKVTMLRELMKQRLNLAVEEIYQLFERTIMEYEEELGRTKEEKERQGQILDAVLKSRAVEQQQEDMHQVLVEGEEEEPAELPHIKEEDDYIWSNEIDERPEWLSQAEEQDPNFTLTLPDEPHDERNRNFDPDERNRNFDPDSSFAPISDMEDDDDDDSDQDKPFPCKICHKKLSSKRNVQRHMLTHQKPKVFTCVICAESFPTRARLRSHKRRHADKPKFDCAECGITFTKLPRLKRHMAKHTGEKPFACSLCDKKFSWNYALKRHMRAHTSREHFSCPVCAKCFTTKWYIAVHMRTHTGEKPYQCTTCLKRFHFKNSFRKHTCMEDGQSAGNDDQNGGNDETAINEDVE, from the exons ATGTGTAAAGTCACAATGCTGAGAGAGTTAATGAAGCAGCGCCTCAACTTGGCCGTGGAGGAAATTTATCAACTTTTTGAAAGAACCATAATGGAGTACGAGGAGGAACTCGGTCGAACAAAGGAGGAGAAAGAGCGGCAAGGCCAAATACTcgacgccgttttgaagtctcgAGCTGTCGAACAGCAGCAGGAAG ACATGCATCAGGTGTTGGTGGAGGGTGAAGAGGAGGAGCCGGCAGAGCTCCCCCACATTAAAGAGGAAGATGATTACATATGGAGCAATGAAATAGACGAGCGTCCTGAATGGCTGTCGCAGGCAGAG GAGCAAGACCCCAACTTCACCTTGACATTACCCGACGAACCCCACGACGAGCGAAATCGCAACTTCGACCCGGACGAGCGAAATCGCAACTTCGACCCGGACAGCAGCTTCGCTCCCATCTCTGATATGGAAGACGATGACGACGATGATTCCGACCAAGACAAACCTTTCCCTTGCAAAATCTGCCACAAAAAATTATCCTCCAAACGCAATGTGCAACGACACATGCTCACCCACCAAAAACCCAAAGTTTTCACCTGCGTGATCTGCGCGGAAAGTTTCCCCACCAGGGCCCGCCTGCGATCCCACAAACGACGCCACGCGGACAAGCCCAAGTTCGACTGCGCCGAGTGCGGGATCACCTTCACCAAGCTCCCCCGGTTAAAACGACACATGGCCAAACACACCGGAGAGAAGCCGTTCGCCTGCTCTTTGTGCGATAAGAAATTCAGTTGGAATTACGCTCTGAAAAGACACATGAGGGCACACACCAGCCGGGAGCACTTCTCCTGTCCCGTCTGCGCCAAATGCTTCACCACCAAATGGTACATCGCCGTGCACATGAGGACGCACACGGGAGAGAAACCGTACCAGTGCACCACGTGTCTTAAACGGTTTCATTTTAAGAACAGTTTTAGGAAGCACACGTGTATGGAAGACGGCCAGAGCGCTGGAAATGACGACCAAAACGGAGGAAATGACGAAACGGCGATAAACGAAGACGTAGAATAA